The Mucilaginibacter mallensis genome has a segment encoding these proteins:
- a CDS encoding MIP family channel protein gives MKISLSKKVFAEFFGTLVLVLMGCGSAVLAGHNVGFLGIAFAFGLSVVAMAYTIGNISGCHLNPAITISMLSLGKISGKDALAYIVGQITGAISAAGILYTLAGGKPGYSLAANGLGQNGVAGGSPGGYSLLTGLIAEIVFTCIFLVVIHGVTSKVNKDKAAFGGLIIGFTLTLIHIVGIPLTGVSVNPARSIGPALFVGGAALSNLWVFILGPVIGGIAGGYVWRMLELC, from the coding sequence ATGAAGATATCTTTATCAAAAAAAGTTTTTGCTGAGTTCTTTGGTACACTTGTTCTGGTACTTATGGGGTGCGGCAGCGCTGTACTTGCTGGCCATAATGTCGGTTTTTTAGGAATTGCTTTTGCCTTCGGCCTATCCGTTGTGGCTATGGCTTATACTATAGGTAATATCTCTGGTTGTCATCTTAACCCTGCTATTACTATCTCAATGCTTTCTCTTGGAAAAATAAGTGGAAAAGATGCCCTTGCTTATATAGTAGGTCAAATAACGGGGGCTATTTCGGCAGCGGGTATTTTATACACACTTGCAGGCGGTAAACCTGGTTATAGCCTGGCCGCTAATGGCTTAGGTCAAAATGGAGTAGCAGGCGGATCGCCGGGTGGTTATTCACTGCTGACCGGTTTGATCGCTGAAATTGTTTTTACGTGCATCTTTTTAGTAGTAATACATGGTGTTACCAGTAAAGTAAATAAAGATAAAGCAGCGTTCGGAGGCCTGATCATTGGATTTACATTAACGCTGATACATATTGTGGGCATCCCGTTAACAGGGGTTTCCGTGAATCCTGCGCGGAGCATAGGCCCTGCTTTATTTGTAGGCGGTGCAGCGCTTTCTAATCTTTGGGTGTTTATTCTCGGGCCTGTTATTGGGGGTATAGCAGGAGGATATGTATGGCGTATGCTGGAATTGTGCTAA
- a CDS encoding response regulator has product MNILLIEDEPKVAAFIKKGLEEQFHQVKLAYDGNMGRKLALEEDFELIVLDAVLPELNGFEVCKQIRKFKKELPILMLSALGTVNDKVNGLESGADDYLTKPFHFEELLARIKALDRRRTTVLPGTVYEVADLQMDCYRKTITRAGNMIILTVKEFTLLEVLMYNKNRVLSRTYIAESVWGINFNRGTNLIDVYINYLRIKIDKGYDKQLIQTIIGMGYMIRD; this is encoded by the coding sequence ATGAATATTTTATTGATCGAAGACGAGCCTAAAGTGGCCGCTTTTATAAAAAAAGGACTGGAAGAACAATTCCACCAGGTTAAGCTGGCCTATGATGGCAATATGGGCCGCAAACTGGCGCTTGAAGAGGATTTTGAACTGATTGTGCTGGATGCCGTTCTACCTGAATTAAATGGCTTTGAAGTTTGCAAACAGATCAGGAAATTTAAAAAAGAGCTGCCTATACTTATGCTCAGCGCACTGGGAACGGTTAACGACAAGGTTAACGGTTTGGAAAGCGGTGCCGATGATTATCTAACAAAACCCTTTCATTTCGAAGAATTACTGGCCCGTATTAAAGCTTTGGACAGGCGACGGACAACTGTGCTTCCAGGCACTGTGTATGAGGTAGCCGATCTGCAAATGGATTGCTACAGAAAAACCATTACCAGGGCCGGTAATATGATCATTTTAACGGTAAAGGAATTCACACTGCTTGAAGTGCTAATGTATAATAAGAACCGTGTTCTGTCGCGAACTTATATTGCAGAATCAGTTTGGGGGATCAATTTTAACCGTGGCACCAATTTAATTGATGTTTATATTAACTACTTACGTATCAAAATTGACAAGGGGTACGACAAGCAATTAATCCAAACAATAATTGGAATGGGTTATATGATACGTGATTAG
- a CDS encoding efflux RND transporter permease subunit, producing MIKVLKGIIGFSLKNKYFILFLAGLLVVAGIITFMQMPIEAFPDVTNTEIDIITQWPGQSAEEVEKLVTIPIEIALNPVQKKVSLRSTTIFGLSYVKVIFDDHVEDQEARQQVMFLLGNAALPTGITPSVQPPTGPTGEIFRYTLKSTFRDVRELKTIQDWVIDRRLRAIPGIGDINSFGGKTKTYEITVDPGKLATLGITPLDVYAAVQKTNINVGGDMITQNNQAFAVRGLGLIKDVNQIKNIVISNNNGVPVLVNDVASVDISNVPRLGWVGRSDAIIDKDGKRQVTDDEDAVEAIIVMRKGSNPTEVVSALKAEINKLNNDVLPADTKIIPYYDRSDLIGYATHTVLHNLIEGILLVTFLVSLFMFNWRTTLIVSIIIPLALLFAFICLHLMGMSANLLSLGAVDFGIIIDGAVVMVEGMFVILDHKAMQMGMNRFNKVAKLGIIKNNGAVLGKAIFFAKLIIITGLLPVFAFQKVEGKLFSPLAFTLGFALLGALITTLTLVPVLISMLLKKNVHEKHNPFVHALSGFMLFGFTKAFRYKTLVVVTSFIVMAIGLFSFKFLGSEFLPELDEGAIWLRVQLPYSVSLDKSVETAKQVRSILMTFPQVQYVVSQTGRPDDGTDVAGFYNNEFDVLMYPEDDWKPKVTKEELIAQMNKKLSILPGADLNFSQPISDNVEEAVSGVKGSIVVKVYGDSLNYMEGKTDEIYNVLKGIRGIEDLGVLKSIGLPELDINLDQQKMAKYGVSTSDANAVIAMAIGGTAASTLYEGVRTFDIRVRFPAAFRGTPDDIGNLLVPTQSGSKVPVKEIASITQKTGPCLIFRDENERFATLKFSIRGRDMGSTISEAQQKVNAKVKLKRGYHMAWQGDFENQQRAEKRLTQVVPVSLALIFLLLFVMFGNFKDAALVFLNVPFAIVGGIAALLITGTNFSISAGIGFIALFGICIQDGVLLITVFKQNLDTIRGERLTLYTAIKLGVNSRIRPVMMTALMAAIGLCPAALSHGIGSESSRPLARVVIGGILCAMVFSLWVFPLIFGWAYRKVDDTTR from the coding sequence ATGATAAAAGTTCTTAAAGGCATCATCGGGTTCTCGCTAAAAAATAAATACTTCATTTTATTTCTGGCCGGATTACTCGTTGTAGCAGGTATCATCACCTTTATGCAAATGCCGATAGAGGCATTTCCGGATGTAACCAATACCGAAATTGATATTATTACCCAATGGCCTGGCCAAAGTGCCGAAGAGGTTGAAAAACTGGTTACCATTCCAATAGAGATCGCTCTAAACCCGGTTCAAAAAAAGGTAAGTCTGCGCTCTACTACCATATTTGGCTTAAGCTATGTGAAAGTGATCTTTGACGATCATGTAGAGGATCAGGAGGCAAGGCAACAAGTTATGTTTTTACTGGGTAATGCCGCATTACCTACCGGTATTACACCATCGGTACAGCCGCCAACTGGCCCAACAGGTGAAATCTTCAGGTATACGCTAAAAAGCACCTTCAGGGATGTAAGAGAATTAAAAACAATACAGGATTGGGTAATCGACCGCCGCTTAAGGGCTATCCCCGGTATTGGCGACATTAACAGCTTTGGTGGCAAAACAAAAACCTATGAAATAACGGTCGACCCAGGCAAACTTGCCACATTAGGCATCACGCCGCTTGATGTTTATGCTGCCGTACAAAAAACGAATATCAATGTGGGCGGCGACATGATCACGCAGAATAATCAGGCCTTCGCTGTAAGAGGTTTGGGGCTGATAAAGGATGTAAATCAAATAAAAAACATTGTCATCAGTAATAACAATGGCGTGCCGGTTTTGGTGAATGATGTAGCAAGTGTCGATATTTCAAATGTCCCACGTTTGGGATGGGTTGGCCGCAGCGATGCTATTATTGATAAGGATGGCAAACGACAAGTAACAGATGATGAAGATGCTGTAGAGGCTATCATTGTTATGCGCAAAGGCAGTAACCCTACTGAAGTTGTGAGCGCTTTAAAAGCAGAGATCAACAAGCTAAACAATGATGTGCTGCCTGCTGATACAAAGATAATACCCTATTACGATCGCTCAGACCTGATCGGCTATGCCACTCATACGGTGCTGCATAACCTTATTGAAGGCATATTACTGGTAACTTTCCTGGTATCCTTATTCATGTTCAACTGGCGGACAACGCTTATCGTTTCCATTATCATTCCCCTGGCCCTCCTCTTTGCCTTCATTTGCCTGCATCTGATGGGTATGTCGGCTAATTTACTCTCTTTGGGCGCTGTAGACTTTGGGATAATTATAGATGGTGCCGTGGTTATGGTTGAGGGCATGTTTGTGATACTTGATCACAAAGCCATGCAAATGGGCATGAACCGCTTTAACAAAGTGGCCAAACTTGGCATCATCAAAAATAATGGAGCGGTATTGGGTAAGGCTATCTTTTTTGCAAAACTGATCATCATTACCGGTTTACTGCCCGTATTCGCCTTTCAAAAGGTGGAGGGTAAACTATTCTCGCCGCTGGCCTTTACTTTGGGCTTTGCACTGTTGGGCGCATTAATAACTACGCTTACCCTGGTGCCGGTGCTAATCAGCATGCTGCTTAAAAAGAATGTACATGAAAAGCATAACCCTTTTGTACACGCTTTATCGGGCTTTATGCTTTTTGGCTTTACTAAAGCCTTTAGGTATAAAACGCTTGTGGTTGTTACCTCCTTTATAGTTATGGCAATAGGGTTATTCTCCTTCAAATTCCTGGGCAGCGAATTTTTGCCCGAACTGGATGAAGGTGCTATATGGCTGAGGGTGCAATTACCTTATAGTGTATCACTCGATAAATCAGTAGAAACAGCAAAACAGGTACGGTCAATATTAATGACATTTCCACAGGTACAATACGTGGTTTCGCAGACAGGGAGACCAGATGATGGTACCGATGTAGCGGGTTTTTATAACAATGAATTTGATGTGCTGATGTACCCCGAAGATGACTGGAAACCAAAAGTCACCAAGGAAGAACTGATAGCACAAATGAATAAGAAGCTATCCATATTGCCGGGTGCCGATCTGAACTTTTCCCAGCCTATCAGTGATAATGTGGAGGAAGCGGTATCTGGTGTGAAAGGTTCCATCGTGGTAAAAGTATATGGCGATTCGCTCAATTATATGGAGGGAAAAACCGATGAGATTTACAATGTATTGAAAGGCATAAGGGGGATAGAGGATTTGGGCGTATTGAAAAGTATTGGCTTGCCCGAGCTGGATATCAACCTTGACCAGCAAAAGATGGCAAAGTACGGCGTATCAACCTCAGATGCAAATGCGGTGATAGCTATGGCTATTGGTGGTACTGCAGCCTCCACCTTATATGAAGGCGTCAGGACTTTTGATATCAGGGTACGTTTTCCGGCAGCCTTCCGCGGAACGCCTGACGATATTGGCAATCTGCTGGTACCTACTCAAAGCGGTTCAAAAGTACCTGTTAAGGAAATTGCCAGTATCACGCAAAAAACCGGTCCTTGCCTCATTTTCAGGGATGAGAACGAGCGCTTTGCAACCCTTAAATTTTCTATCCGCGGCAGGGATATGGGTAGTACCATTAGCGAAGCGCAGCAAAAAGTTAATGCTAAAGTTAAACTGAAACGAGGCTATCACATGGCCTGGCAAGGTGACTTTGAAAACCAGCAACGTGCTGAAAAGCGGTTGACCCAAGTTGTACCGGTAAGTTTAGCGCTCATATTTTTATTACTGTTCGTAATGTTTGGCAATTTTAAAGATGCCGCGCTGGTATTCCTGAACGTTCCCTTTGCCATAGTGGGCGGTATTGCGGCTTTACTTATAACGGGCACCAATTTCAGCATATCGGCAGGTATTGGTTTCATTGCCCTGTTTGGCATTTGTATACAGGATGGTGTACTGCTTATTACCGTATTTAAACAAAACCTGGATACTATACGAGGTGAACGCCTCACCCTGTATACGGCTATAAAGCTGGGTGTAAACTCCAGGATCAGGCCGGTAATGATGACAGCCCTGATGGCCGCTATAGGTTTGTGTCCTGCCGCGCTTTCGCATGGCATCGGCTCTGAAAGTTCAAGGCCATTAGCCAGGGTGGTAATTGGTGGTATCCTATGCGCAATGGTGTTTAGCCTTTGGGTTTTCCCATTAATTTTTGGCTGGGCTTATCGCAAAGTTGATGATACAACAAGATAA
- a CDS encoding helix-turn-helix domain-containing protein, protein MNKLSKGLLSQSVCENIKILRLHYRWSQRYVASQLGISTSAFSNIENGFTDINLSRLEQIARVLKVRLVELVAIYDPYAEDKNEASNTLYKTLADRNVEVEELQFKIYKLREELKGKKQQAVINVGI, encoded by the coding sequence ATGAACAAATTAAGTAAAGGATTGCTAAGTCAATCTGTTTGCGAAAATATTAAGATTTTACGTCTTCATTACCGTTGGAGCCAGCGGTATGTGGCTAGCCAATTGGGGATATCTACTTCCGCTTTTTCGAATATTGAAAATGGATTTACAGATATTAACTTATCCAGGCTGGAACAAATTGCCAGGGTTTTGAAAGTAAGACTGGTTGAATTGGTAGCAATTTACGATCCGTATGCAGAAGATAAAAATGAGGCATCAAATACGCTTTATAAAACCCTGGCTGATCGCAATGTAGAAGTTGAAGAATTACAATTTAAGATATATAAACTGCGTGAGGAACTCAAAGGAAAAAAGCAGCAGGCTGTTATTAACGTGGGGATATGA
- a CDS encoding gluconate 2-dehydrogenase subunit 3 family protein: protein MNRREAVGSVALLLGGSILGAEFFISGCKSTNNADNVADLFKPETVLFLNEIGETILPETKTPGAKAADVGSFMGVMVRDCYTPKDQKIFLDGLKKLNVAANKKFGSGFMDLKPADRTALLSDLDKEQKEYTKTKKKDDPHNYFRMIKELTLLGYFTSEVGCTQALRYLPIPGKYDGDYAYKPGDKAWAL, encoded by the coding sequence ATGAATAGAAGAGAAGCTGTTGGAAGTGTAGCGTTGCTATTGGGCGGCAGTATTTTAGGGGCAGAGTTTTTTATTTCGGGTTGTAAATCAACTAATAATGCAGACAATGTTGCTGACCTTTTTAAGCCCGAAACCGTCTTGTTTTTAAATGAGATTGGCGAAACTATACTGCCTGAAACCAAAACCCCCGGCGCTAAAGCCGCTGATGTTGGGAGTTTTATGGGTGTGATGGTGCGCGATTGTTATACACCAAAAGATCAGAAGATATTTTTAGATGGACTGAAGAAACTGAATGTTGCAGCCAATAAGAAATTTGGCTCCGGATTTATGGATCTGAAACCTGCAGATCGTACAGCATTGCTTAGTGATCTGGATAAAGAACAAAAGGAGTACACCAAAACCAAAAAGAAGGACGATCCCCATAATTATTTCAGAATGATAAAGGAACTAACCTTGCTGGGGTATTTCACATCAGAAGTTGGATGTACACAGGCGTTGCGTTATTTACCAATTCCGGGTAAATATGACGGTGACTATGCATATAAACCCGGCGACAAGGCCTGGGCATTGTAA
- a CDS encoding efflux RND transporter periplasmic adaptor subunit produces MKRSTIKSNISIIMSLALIWSICSCHTATDEDTRAPYVVPDSLMNTLKVDTVKVGAITDAIKFNGLVNFNTDKVVNVFPLVSGNVQDITVAPGDFVKAGQVLGLVKSAEVATYNAALVNAETNVQLTARQLDQQKSLYNSGLASQVDITNAQVTYQQAVAAKIAAEKILSINGNNKNGEFAIKSPIDGFIVQMNISNGMAIRTDNNGGLFTISDLKNVWIEANVYEANIGKVRQGDTVQVTTIAYPDKVFAGKVDKLMNVLDPTSKTMKMRVVMPNPGYLLKPQMFATVTLSDHESKQAISVSAKALVFDNSQYYVVVVTGKKDVQIRPVQVISNNGTTAYIQSGLKPGERVIASNAILIYGSLNN; encoded by the coding sequence ATGAAGAGATCAACTATAAAATCTAATATATCCATTATCATGTCACTTGCACTGATATGGAGTATTTGCTCCTGCCATACTGCAACTGATGAAGACACAAGGGCACCGTATGTTGTACCCGATTCTTTAATGAATACACTAAAAGTTGATACGGTAAAAGTTGGGGCTATTACTGACGCTATAAAATTTAATGGCCTCGTAAACTTTAATACCGATAAGGTTGTAAACGTTTTTCCACTGGTTAGTGGCAATGTACAAGACATTACTGTTGCACCCGGCGACTTTGTAAAAGCAGGGCAAGTATTAGGCCTGGTAAAAAGCGCCGAAGTAGCCACCTATAATGCCGCGCTGGTTAATGCTGAAACCAATGTGCAGCTTACCGCAAGGCAGTTGGATCAGCAAAAATCACTGTACAACAGCGGCCTGGCATCACAGGTTGATATAACTAATGCGCAGGTTACCTACCAACAGGCCGTTGCCGCCAAAATTGCAGCCGAAAAGATATTGAGCATTAACGGAAATAATAAAAATGGTGAATTCGCGATAAAATCGCCGATTGATGGCTTCATCGTTCAAATGAATATCTCTAATGGTATGGCTATACGTACGGATAATAACGGGGGGCTTTTTACCATATCTGATCTTAAAAATGTTTGGATTGAGGCCAACGTTTATGAGGCAAATATAGGCAAAGTACGCCAGGGCGATACGGTACAGGTTACCACCATTGCTTATCCGGATAAAGTTTTCGCCGGCAAAGTTGATAAACTGATGAATGTGCTTGATCCTACCAGTAAAACCATGAAAATGCGTGTGGTAATGCCAAACCCAGGCTATTTATTAAAGCCGCAAATGTTTGCTACCGTAACGCTTAGTGATCATGAAAGTAAACAGGCTATATCGGTTTCGGCAAAGGCATTGGTTTTTGATAACAGCCAGTACTATGTAGTAGTGGTAACCGGCAAAAAAGATGTACAGATAAGGCCTGTACAAGTAATTAGCAACAACGGAACAACAGCCTATATACAAAGTGGCCTTAAACCCGGCGAAAGGGTAATAGCATCAAACGCTATACTCATTTATGGTTCGCTAAACAATTAA
- a CDS encoding TolC family protein — MCSKFIKILLCIVAGLLLSQSGAFAQVPGNDTLKITIQQAEEQFLKSNLQLIAQHYNIGIADAQVITAKLFPNPDFNISTGLYNPGTHKFFDQSSGQDEYAGGISQLFTTAGKRNKNIQLAKLGVTQAKYQFFDLLRTLKASLRNDFLTIYFQQQSVKVYDLEIRSLQQMLKAYKEQNAKGNVAEKDVLGIQSQLYSLQAELAGLVVSIDGSISQLQLLIRAKPGTYIEPEYNYDMDGKDILSTVPYQKLLDSAYSNRYDLRQAKLAIDYNDMNLKYQKALAMPDFNLSLGYDKRGSYIINYNSLGIEFNLPFFNRNQGGIKQAELTIDQGKVQLQGQQDQVENDISVNYLIASRYEKLSNSFDPQFKGDFTHLIQEVLKNYRTRNIGLIEFLYFYDSYKVNAVQLNNIHLNRVTALEQLNYVTGTPFFNQ; from the coding sequence ATGTGTTCAAAATTTATTAAAATTCTTTTATGTATAGTAGCTGGCTTGCTGCTGTCACAATCCGGTGCATTTGCACAGGTACCTGGCAATGACACGCTTAAGATCACGATACAGCAAGCCGAAGAACAATTTTTAAAAAGCAACCTGCAGCTGATAGCTCAACACTACAACATTGGTATTGCTGATGCGCAGGTGATAACAGCTAAATTATTCCCCAATCCTGATTTCAACATTTCTACAGGGCTTTACAACCCAGGTACGCATAAGTTTTTTGATCAAAGTTCCGGGCAGGACGAATATGCGGGGGGAATCTCTCAATTGTTTACCACGGCCGGTAAGCGCAATAAAAATATCCAGTTAGCAAAACTAGGTGTAACGCAGGCTAAATATCAATTTTTTGATTTGTTAAGGACGCTTAAAGCTTCGCTTCGCAATGATTTTCTTACCATTTACTTTCAGCAACAATCAGTCAAGGTATATGACCTGGAGATTCGTTCCCTGCAGCAAATGCTGAAGGCATACAAAGAGCAAAATGCCAAAGGCAATGTTGCCGAAAAGGATGTTCTGGGTATCCAGTCGCAGCTATATTCATTGCAGGCCGAATTGGCAGGCCTGGTCGTATCCATTGATGGCTCTATCAGTCAGCTTCAGTTATTGATCAGGGCAAAGCCGGGTACCTATATCGAACCAGAATATAATTATGATATGGACGGGAAGGATATTTTGTCAACGGTGCCCTATCAAAAATTGCTGGACTCGGCATACAGCAACCGTTACGACCTGAGGCAGGCCAAATTAGCTATTGATTACAACGACATGAACTTAAAATATCAGAAAGCGTTGGCTATGCCCGACTTTAATCTGTCGCTGGGATATGATAAGCGTGGCAGTTATATAATCAATTACAATTCATTAGGCATCGAGTTTAATTTGCCATTCTTTAACCGGAACCAAGGGGGTATTAAACAGGCTGAATTAACTATAGACCAAGGTAAAGTACAGTTACAGGGCCAGCAAGATCAGGTAGAAAACGATATATCAGTTAATTATCTGATAGCCTCCCGCTACGAAAAATTGAGCAACAGTTTCGATCCCCAGTTTAAAGGCGACTTTACTCACCTGATACAGGAGGTGCTTAAAAACTATAGAACAAGGAATATTGGCTTAATAGAATTCCTGTATTTCTACGATTCCTATAAAGTAAATGCGGTACAGTTAAATAACATTCACCTAAACAGGGTCACTGCTCTCGAACAACTCAATTACGTTACAGGCACACCTTTTTTCAATCAATAA
- a CDS encoding gliding motility protein RemB: protein MKPVYLLRKYKFLVILSFLCLIQIHSSFGQSQYQPYSYDFYQKLDADAYSTTTREHTALRPFFVDDSILKVHYDSLMNINNDGKKHGWGYNKLFNEHLIDIKSANSTFYADLLPDFTMGKNYLGGKESTSLVSYGFQFGGTISNKFSYNFTGFENQGNFPEYISTYINQTGIIPGQARAKIYGLDSYDWQDYTANVSFTPNKYLNITLGHDKTFIGDGYRSTLLSDYASPYPFLKLTADLGNVKYMVMWAYFNDPIDLDANGNDRTKWGVFHYLDWNVSNRLSFGFFDSIIWYNRDNAGNYRGFDVTYLQPITFLRPLEASNGSPDNALIGFTGKYKITNGITLYSQFALDEFEAKNFFSDNGSSRNKYAWQAGFRGANIFNVKGLNYLVEMNNAKPYTYSERGPIINYAANGDPLAQPWGANYREVVGLLNYSYKRFDFSLEGDFGYYGLDVDGLNYGKDPFQDYTTPAKTLGNFTGQGLSTHMYYADSKIAYIINPKYNLRVELEGLYRDEINSQFNDKTALITIGIRSSFRAIYTDLASFQTH, encoded by the coding sequence ATGAAGCCTGTTTACCTGTTAAGAAAATATAAGTTCCTTGTTATACTATCATTCTTATGTCTAATTCAGATTCATTCATCATTTGGGCAATCCCAATATCAGCCCTATTCGTATGATTTTTATCAGAAACTGGATGCTGATGCCTATTCAACCACTACCCGTGAGCATACTGCATTAAGGCCATTTTTTGTGGATGATTCCATCTTAAAAGTTCATTATGATTCATTAATGAACATCAATAACGATGGTAAAAAACATGGCTGGGGATATAATAAACTATTTAATGAACACCTGATCGATATCAAATCAGCCAACAGTACTTTTTATGCTGATCTTTTACCCGATTTTACCATGGGTAAGAACTACCTGGGTGGTAAAGAAAGCACTTCACTGGTATCCTATGGCTTTCAATTTGGGGGTACTATAAGCAATAAGTTTTCTTACAATTTCACAGGCTTTGAAAACCAGGGCAATTTCCCGGAATATATATCAACCTATATCAACCAAACGGGTATAATCCCGGGCCAGGCACGTGCCAAAATATATGGACTAGACAGCTACGACTGGCAGGACTATACCGCCAATGTATCTTTTACCCCCAATAAATACCTGAATATTACCTTAGGGCACGATAAAACCTTTATAGGCGATGGTTACCGCTCAACATTGCTATCTGATTACGCTTCGCCATACCCCTTCCTGAAATTAACCGCCGACCTGGGCAATGTGAAATACATGGTAATGTGGGCCTATTTTAATGACCCTATTGATCTGGATGCCAATGGCAATGACCGGACCAAATGGGGCGTTTTCCATTATTTAGACTGGAATGTAAGCAACCGTCTTTCATTCGGTTTCTTTGACTCCATCATTTGGTATAACCGGGACAATGCAGGCAACTACCGTGGCTTTGATGTAACGTATTTACAACCAATCACCTTCCTTCGCCCGCTTGAGGCATCAAACGGGTCACCGGATAATGCTTTGATTGGCTTTACAGGAAAATACAAGATCACTAACGGCATAACACTCTACAGCCAATTTGCTCTGGATGAATTTGAAGCAAAAAACTTTTTTTCAGACAACGGCAGTTCACGTAATAAATATGCATGGCAAGCCGGTTTTAGAGGAGCTAATATATTTAATGTAAAGGGTTTAAATTATCTGGTAGAGATGAATAATGCTAAACCCTATACCTACTCCGAACGTGGCCCTATCATCAACTATGCCGCAAACGGCGACCCACTGGCACAACCCTGGGGAGCCAACTACCGCGAAGTGGTTGGATTGTTAAACTACAGCTACAAAAGATTTGATTTTTCACTGGAAGGCGATTTTGGATATTATGGACTTGATGTTGATGGACTGAATTATGGAAAAGATCCATTCCAGGACTATACTACCCCGGCAAAAACATTAGGCAATTTTACCGGGCAGGGATTAAGCACACACATGTATTACGCTGATAGTAAAATTGCTTATATAATCAACCCTAAATATAACCTGCGTGTAGAGTTAGAAGGCCTGTACCGCGACGAAATAAACAGCCAGTTCAATGATAAAACAGCCTTGATTACCATTGGCATCCGCAGTTCATTCAGGGCTATATATACCGATCTGGCCAGTTTTCAAACACATTAA
- a CDS encoding sensor histidine kinase, with translation MFAVLMLMVLTGIYFFAAHNRVNTFFEKLDDRATTVAQFYLAQDNLSNENFKDVLRKFPQSLSGETIRIYNDHFQSQFIPGGAVHWDVSILKQVVNQRKVQFFQDDRQVTGIYYKDNSGNFIIMVAAIDDSGYHYLNDLRLIMLFFFLAALVITYVMGSVFSKVALLPIVKITRNLKRIRSSSLDLRLPIAPKKTDEIDTLSVTINQLLEHLEQSFESQRSFIAHASHELRTPITTILGEAETTLVMDRPQSEYQSSLINIIRETERLNQIINSLMELVQTDIANYEFHNISMDELLWEIIDELSEENIDIQYNLLANRTKYTLQGNRQLLFIGINNIIKNAIKFSGKQKVYCALFCDEHGVNITIRDEGIGIGPKDMSRIFQPFYRAPNALNYSGYGIGLSLTHNIVKLHNGTINVTSTLHKGTTFHVIFPH, from the coding sequence ATGTTTGCTGTGTTAATGCTAATGGTGTTGACAGGTATCTACTTTTTTGCGGCACACAACCGGGTTAACACTTTTTTTGAAAAACTGGACGACCGCGCCACTACTGTTGCTCAATTTTACCTTGCTCAGGATAATCTATCCAACGAGAATTTTAAAGACGTACTACGGAAATTTCCCCAGTCATTATCCGGCGAAACAATACGTATCTACAATGATCATTTCCAGTCCCAGTTTATTCCGGGCGGCGCTGTACATTGGGATGTGAGCATTCTTAAACAAGTTGTTAATCAAAGAAAGGTTCAATTTTTCCAGGATGACCGGCAGGTAACCGGAATTTACTATAAAGATAACTCCGGCAACTTTATTATAATGGTGGCTGCCATAGATGATTCCGGCTATCATTATTTAAACGATTTGCGCCTGATCATGCTTTTCTTTTTCCTGGCAGCATTAGTGATCACTTATGTAATGGGCAGCGTATTTTCAAAAGTAGCTTTGCTGCCTATTGTAAAAATCACCCGTAATTTAAAAAGGATCAGATCTTCAAGTTTGGATCTAAGGCTACCCATCGCACCTAAAAAAACCGATGAAATTGATACATTATCGGTAACAATTAATCAACTGCTGGAGCATTTGGAGCAGTCATTTGAAAGCCAGCGGTCGTTCATCGCCCATGCCTCCCACGAATTGCGCACACCTATAACCACTATACTTGGCGAGGCGGAAACCACGCTGGTGATGGACAGGCCACAAAGCGAATATCAGTCATCGCTCATCAACATTATCAGGGAAACAGAAAGACTTAACCAGATCATTAACAGCCTGATGGAACTGGTACAAACTGATATAGCTAACTATGAATTCCATAATATCAGCATGGATGAATTACTATGGGAAATAATAGATGAATTAAGCGAGGAAAATATAGATATACAATATAATCTGCTTGCAAACCGCACCAAATATACTTTACAGGGCAACAGGCAGCTACTTTTTATCGGCATTAATAATATCATTAAAAACGCCATCAAATTTTCAGGCAAACAAAAGGTTTACTGTGCATTATTTTGCGATGAACATGGCGTAAACATAACCATACGCGATGAAGGTATCGGTATTGGGCCAAAAGACATGAGCCGCATTTTTCAGCCTTTTTATAGGGCGCCAAATGCTTTAAATTATTCGGGATATGGTATTGGCTTGTCACTTACCCATAACATTGTAAAGCTGCATAATGGAACCATCAACGTTACATCCACGCTACATAAAGGAACTACCTTTCACGTAATTTTTCCGCATTAG